A single window of Penaeus vannamei isolate JL-2024 chromosome 24, ASM4276789v1, whole genome shotgun sequence DNA harbors:
- the LOC113803332 gene encoding proteoglycan 4-like gives MRLSILVLLVVAAVAVSGQNQREEARARLRALAQRARAGDRDAQDRLQSLRRKRPLRRNQAVQSKSAPRRPAFQGASLAPVEEVTQAPAPAPAPQRVRVPVRRTRVRIPRPTTTPPPPPPPSTFPPFSPVPLFTETTEDSFFETDPVTEAPVFETFPTEPVTEAPIFQNVIEPSPVPFRPRVRQRQQQFQSTDLDFEPHRALNTGLEIDTRSENIIQHSRVDGTTKPTVETIRRYSYFDDQGNYIFGYEAADGSFKEEKRRLDCIVEGKYGYVDPDGVRREFTYTSGNQCDPNATPSPDGEEVVLPLNDQFLTQTQERRLSDTELTELNFNRRRRPVVQEQQQVQVPVRTPSSRRLRPVARPQVIRTQQVAVEEPVTQAPAPQFTTPPSFNRFTTPASFRRPPTTVQETRPTTPEFVETPAPTTVFRPVTSAPRQPVVTSAAFRPTPKPVSFDFDREFSNLFSNFPGPRQTTRTQLFTQPKPTTPFIPRTTPAPTTRPPPPPPPPTTRAPATFPPVRTSPATSRPSLDDGSRTLGGSDLAPQLVFDAATGTFKTVRVNTKVRPTPPRPAVQTSFAPAPTFAPAFAPVTSAPAAGRPLPGLNTGGSPLPSVPTGPLFINNPGRSPAASEFDKFFSQFNIKF, from the coding sequence GTCCTGCTGGTGGTGGCCGCCGTCGCTGTGAGCGGCCAGAACCAACGAGAAGAGGCGCGAGCAAGACTCCGCGCCCTGGCTCAACGCGCGCGGGCTGGCGACAGGGATGCCCAAGATAGACTTCAGTCTCTTCGCCGCAAGCGACCTTTGAGACGAAACCAGGCTGTTCAATCGAAATCCGCCCCCCGCAGGCCAGCCTTCCAGGGCGCCTCCTTGGCTCCCGTAGAAGAGGTAACACAAGCACCAGCGCCCGCACCGGCTCCTCAGCGCGTCAGGGTCCCAGTTCGCCGCACGCGAGTCCGCATCCCTCGCCCAACGACgaccccgccgcccccgccgcccccaaGCACCTTCCCGCCTTTCTCCCCCGTCCCGCTGTTCACCGAGACCACTGAGGATTCCTTCTTCGAAACGGACCCCGTCACCGAGGCCCCTGTCTTCGAGACCTTCCCCACGGAGCCTGTGACGGAGGCGCCCATCTTCCAGAATGTCATCGAGCCGAGCCCAGTGCCTTTCAGGCCCCGCGTCAGGCAAAGGCAGCAGCAGTTCCAGAGCACAGACCTGGACTTCGAGCCGCACCGCGCTCTGAACACAGGCCTCGAAATCGACACCCGCTCCGAGAACATCATCCAGCACTCGCGCGTCGACGGCACCACCAAGCCCACTGTGGAGACCATCCGCCGCTACTCTTACTTTGATGACCAAGGAAACTACATCTTCGGCTACGAGGCCGCCGACGGCTCATTCAAGGAAGAGAAGCGACGACTTGACTGCATCGTCGAGGGCAAGTATGGCTACGTTGACCCCGACGGCGTTCGTCGCGAGTTCACTTACACCTCCGGGAACCAGTGTGACCCCAACGCTACCCCGAGCCCTGACGGCGAGGAGGTCGTCCTCCCACTGAACGACCAGTTCCTCACACAGACGCAGGAACGCAGACTGTCTGATACAGAGCTTACCGAATTGAACTTCAACCGTCGCCGTCGCCCTGTCGTCCAGGAACAGCAGCAGGTCCAGGTCCCTGTCCGCACTCCCTCCAGCCGTCGCTTGCGTCCAGTCGCTCGACCACAGGTCATCAGGACCCAGCAAGTAGCTGTAGAAGAGCCTGTCACACAGGCTCCGGCTCCTCAGTtcaccactcctccttccttcaaccGATTCACCACCCCGGCCTCCTTCCGCAGACCTCCGACCACCGTGCAGGAGACCAGACCTACCACACCTGAGTTCGTCGAGACCCCCGCGCCCACCACGGTCTTCAGACCAGTCACCTCCGCTCCCCGTCAGCCCGTCGTGACCTCTGCAGCATTCAGGCCAACACCCAAGCCCGTCAGCTTCGACTTCGATCGCGAATTCAGTAACCTCTTCAGCAACTTCCCTGGTCCTCGCCAGACCACTCGCACGCAGCTCTTCACTCAGCCCAAGCCCACGACGCCTTTCATCCCCAGGACGACACCAGCACCCACAAccagacctcctcctcctcctcccccaccaaccacGAGGGCCCCCGCCACCTTCCCTCCCGTGAGGACCTCCCCCGCCACCAGCCGCCCTTCCCTGGACGACGGGTCCCGGACTCTGGGCGGAAGCGACCTCGCTCCCCAGCTCGTGTTCGACGCAGCCACCGGCACCTTCAAGACCGTGCGCGTGAACACCAAAGTCCGCCCGACACCGCCCCGGCCAGCGGTGCAGACTTCCTTCGCACCCGCCCCCACGTTCGCTCCCGCGTTCGCCCCCGTCACCTCTGCTCCTGCGGCGGGCCGCCCTCTGCCCGGCCTAAACACAGGCGGCAGCCCTCTTCCCTCCGTGCCAACTGGTCCCCTCTTCATCAACAACCCCGGCCGCTCTCCTGCTGCCTCTGAGTTTGACAAATTCTTCAGCCAGTTCAACATCAAGTTCTAA